In the genome of Metabacillus litoralis, the window TGGAAATCGAATCAGCATTAGAGGCTGAGCATGAGGATGAACAAACTACAGAGTGATACGCATTAAACGACTCTTATAAACAAACAACAGCTAATAACGAAAATAAAGCTTCTTGGTTGGGAATGAAGCTTTATTTTTTTCTCTTCTTTTGTAAGGGATTTAATCATATACTCTGTATTTAAAAGTATGACATTCATTATAGATATGTTCGAAAAAACTAAGTTTTAAGGAGATCTAAAGTCATGAAGGAAGAATTAAAGTACATAGGGCAAAAAATTGTTGAGAATGACTTAGAACTTGCAAAAAAAGTAGTTTTTCAAAAAGATACCGTTCTTATGAAGCAGATTGAATTATCGAAGATGCCAATAGCAGAACGTATCAAGTATAGAGCCACTCTCATTCGTTATTTTGGTGAGGCTCTTTATGGTAACCTTGATGAGATAAGAGAAAAGGTGATCTGTTGGGGAAGAGAGGCTGCACAAATTGCGATAAGGGATAATATTTCTTTAAGCAGCACATTAAGAGGGATCTATTTATATCGAACTGTTATCTGGGATGCTTTTACTAAAGAGTTAAATAAAAGGGAATTCGCTCCTATTACGATGCTTGATGTTTCTAAAATTATTGATCCGTTATTAGATTTAGTCTGCGGAATTATTGGTGAGGAATTTGAAAAGCATAATCAGAAATTAATGGATGTAGCTTATACAGCACTTGAGGAACTCTCTGTACCTGTAGTTCCTATTGTAAAAGGTATTGTAGTGCTTCCTATAGTTGGGGCAGTAGATACACATCGTGCAAAATTAATTATGGATATCTCATTACATGAATCTGTTAGATTAGGTGTATTCAATCTCATTTTAGATGTGTCTGGTGTTCCAATTATTGATACAATGGTGGCCAATCAATTATTTCAAGTTGTAAAAGCATTACAATTAACAGGTGTAGAAGTGATCATAACAGGAATTCGCCCGGAAATTGCTCAAACTGTTGTAAAGCTAGGAATTCATTTTGGAGATATTAAGACAAAGGCTACAATGATGCAGGCCTTACATGAACTTGGCATTAAAAAATCCTGAATTAATTAAGAAAGAGGATGAGCAATTAAGCTCATCCTCTTATTTATCTATAAGGATTAGGCCGTACCTCAATTTGCATTAATGATTAGCCACAAATTCTTTGTTTTGATCTTCTGTTTCTTCATCATCGTTATTTGTTGTTCTCAATGGAATCTCTTTAAGGAAAAGAGTGACAATGAAGGCGAGTGAAACAATACCAGCAGATACGATAAATACAGTTGTTAAAGAAGTATTTAAAGCTTCTTTTAATAGCTGGATAAACTGATCAAAGAAAGGAGTCATTTCTACAGGTAATTCTGAGCGAATGGCTTCTAATTGTTCTGTATCCATTAATACTTGTGGATTTTGTAGTTGTGCCATGTTTTCAGCCATTTCTGGAGGTGGCGCAGGAATATTTTCTCCTTGAGTGCTTGCTAACTCATCTGTCATTTTGTTTCCCATAACAGATCCTAATAAAGCAACCCCAATTGTACCTCCTATTTGTCTAAATGTTTGCATCGCTGATGTTGCAACACCAAGGTACTTATGACTCACAGCATTTTGTACAGTGATA includes:
- a CDS encoding STAS domain-containing protein, translating into MKEELKYIGQKIVENDLELAKKVVFQKDTVLMKQIELSKMPIAERIKYRATLIRYFGEALYGNLDEIREKVICWGREAAQIAIRDNISLSSTLRGIYLYRTVIWDAFTKELNKREFAPITMLDVSKIIDPLLDLVCGIIGEEFEKHNQKLMDVAYTALEELSVPVVPIVKGIVVLPIVGAVDTHRAKLIMDISLHESVRLGVFNLILDVSGVPIIDTMVANQLFQVVKALQLTGVEVIITGIRPEIAQTVVKLGIHFGDIKTKATMMQALHELGIKKS